ATTATTCGGTGCTACATGCTCCAGCGCCGAAAGAGCGAAGACCCGCTGCTCACGGGCGGAGTGAAGGCTGACGGGTACATTGTCTTCGAGCCCGGACAGCACTCCCTGGGAAAATTCCTCGACCGTCTGCACACGAACGCGCCTGGCGGTGTTGTACGCAATGCCGATGGCGATCAGGCGACTCTGCATCACCTGCTTCGCCTCTTCGGTGAAGGTCAGCGCAAGGATGTCTTCAGGCGCCATTCCCCTGCTGATGGCCTCGCCGATGCGGAGCGCGAGCGTGGTGGTCTTGGCCGCGCCAGCATTGGCGATGACAAGACTGGTCCGATGGCGGGAACCCTGGATATTTCTCTGTTCGTCGGTCGGGGTAATGCCTGCGGGGATGAATTGAACAGAGAGCGATGAAGTGGTCATGTACGTGGACGACGGGGGAAAGGCAAACCTGGCCATGGCCATCAACGATACTACTTAGTTCAAACGGAGGCGTCTTGCGGCTTGCCTCCCATGTGTTGTCGGCTTAGCCCAAAAAAAACGAGCGCAATGTGCGCTCGCTTTCTTACGTGGATGCGGCTCTTACCGCACCGGCCACCCATACATCAACCCGCCATTCCGATACGACGCGTTCAACCCCCGCGCCAGCTTCATCGGGCTGGTTTCGCCAAGATTCTTCTCGAAGCTTTCGCCATAGTTGCCGATCTGCTTGATGACGTTGTAGGCCCACTTGTCATCCACGCCCAGGTTCTTGCCCATGCCCGGCGTCACGCCCAGCAGGCGCTGCACGTTGGGGTTGGTGCTCTTGAGCATCTCGTCCACGTTCTTCGAGGTGACGCCGTATTCCTCGGCCTCCAGCATCGCGAACATGGTCCAGCGCACAACGTTGAACCACTGCTCGTCGCCCTGGCGCACCATGGGGCCCAGCGGCTCCTTGGAGAAGTTCTCCGGCAGGATGTCGTATTTCTCGGGATTCTCGAGGTTGGTGCGGGCCGCGGCCAGTTGCGACTTGTCGCCGGTGAAGGCGTCGCAGCGGCCCACCGCGAAGGCACGGACGATTTCATCCATGCGCTCGACCACCACCGGCTTGAAGGCGATGTTCTGCGAGCGGAACCAGTCGGACAGGTTCAGTTCGGTGGTGGTGCCGGGCTGCACGCAGACGGTGGCGCCGTCCAGCTCCTTGGCGCTTTTCACGTTCAGGGACTTGTTCACCATGATGCCCTGGCTGTCGTAGTAGTTCACGCCCACGCCGATCAGGCCCAGGGTGGTGTCGCGCGTCATGACCAGGGTGGTGTT
The window above is part of the Achromobacter deleyi genome. Proteins encoded here:
- a CDS encoding amino acid ABC transporter substrate-binding protein, which gives rise to MKALTTVAAGAALLLSSWGASAGVTFESVKNKGFVQCGVSTGVAGFSVNDSKGGWMGLDVDLCRALAVTMFGDASKSKIMAVSAVQRFTALQSGEVDVLPRNTTLVMTRDTTLGLIGVGVNYYDSQGIMVNKSLNVKSAKELDGATVCVQPGTTTELNLSDWFRSQNIAFKPVVVERMDEIVRAFAVGRCDAFTGDKSQLAAARTNLENPEKYDILPENFSKEPLGPMVRQGDEQWFNVVRWTMFAMLEAEEYGVTSKNVDEMLKSTNPNVQRLLGVTPGMGKNLGVDDKWAYNVIKQIGNYGESFEKNLGETSPMKLARGLNASYRNGGLMYGWPVR